The Eggerthella guodeyinii sequence GGTCGATCACCGAATAGGGGAAGGCGAACTGGTAGTTCTGGGGGATGTACGCGATGATGCGGGCCAGCGCGGCGGGCGAGATCGCCCGGATGTCCTTGCCGTCGAGCAAGATGCGCCCCTCTTTGAGCGGATGCAGGTTCAGGACGGCCTTCAACAGGGTTGACTTGCCGATGCCGTTGGGGCCGAGGATGCAGAACACCTGCTCGCCCTCGATCTCGTAGCTCAGGTCGGAGAAGATGTCCGTCTTCCCATCGTAGGAGAACGTCGCGTGCTCGATGGTTATCCTCGTCATCACACCCACCCGCGATTCAGGCGCTTGAGGATGACCAGGAACAACGGTGCGCCGATGACCGCGGTGGCAACGCCGACGGGGATCTCGCCCGCTATGAGGCTGCGGCACAGGCAGTCGATCAGGAGCATGAACGTTCCGCCGAAGAAGAAGCACAGCGGGATAAGCCGGCGGTTGTCCGGCCCCACGAGCATGCGGACCATCTGGGGAACGACGAGCCCCACCCAGCCGATGGTTCCGCACACCGACACGGCGACCGCCGTCAGGAGGGTGGCCGCCACGATGATCACGAGGCGCGTCCTGCGCGTGTCGATGCCGAGGGCGCGCGCCTCCTCGTCGCCGAGCGACAGCACGTTGAGCTTCCATCGCTGATTGGCAAGCACGAGCGCGCACAGCGAGATGCCCACGACGAGGTACGCGACGTCGCCTCCGCTGATCTTCGAGAACGAGCCCATGAGCCAGAACACGATATCGCCGAGTCGAGAATCTTCCGGCCCGATGAGGTACTGCAGCACCGTGAGCCCCGCAGAGAACAGCGACCCCACCACCGTGCCCGCCAGCACGAGCAGCAGCGTCGGGTTGCCGTTGATGGCCCGGCTCGACACGTACGAGAGCGCCACCGCCACGAGCGCCCCGACGAACGCGAGCGCCATGACCAGGTACTGGCCGCCGTAGAGGTAGAACCCGAGGCCGGCGCCGAACGCCGCGCCCGCCGTGACGCCGAGGATGGATTCCGACACGATCGGGTTGCGGAAAACGCCCTGGTAGCTTGCGCCCGCCATCGCCAAGCCGCCGCCGACGAAGACCACGCCGATCATGCGCGGCAGCCGGATGGTCCACAGCACGAGGTAGCTCGTCGTGTCCCAGATGATCGGAACGGGGTTGGGGATGTCGTAGGAGATGCCCGGCACGAGCGTGGGAAGCTCGAGGAGGTCGATGACCGCGTCCACCGTGCCGTAGGCGAAGGCGGCGAACGTCTCGACGACCCCCGTGGTGTAACGGCCCACCACCAGGCAGAACAAAAACGAGACGACGAGCGCGACCCCGGCGAGCACGCCGAGGAGCCGCGTGCGCTTCTTCTGCCCGCGCTCGAGCGACTCGCCGAGGATGTCGTTGTCGGAAACCGAGTAGTCCATCGTGGCGCCCAGCAGCCTACGCGATCTTCTTATGGCTTGCCGTCAGCTCGATGACCTCGCCGTTCTCCATCGCGGTCAGCTCATCCTCGCTCGGCTCGTAGTCGAAGAAGTTCAGCGCGTTGTTCTTGAGCGCCTCTTTGACGGTGGGGCCCTCGTACGCGTCGCCGCGGATCACGGACATGAGGTAGTAGGCGCAGACGTCGGTGAAGGGGAACGACGAGGGAGCCTGCCCCGCAAGCGTGTAGGGCACCGAGTAGAACTGCCCGGCCTGGTAGGCGCGCGACGAGGTGAACGCCTCGTTCGCCTCGAGGTCGGCGCGCTCGACGTTGTCGCGGAAGTTGATGAAGATGTCGGGGTCGTAGGCGAGCACCTGCTCCATCGACACCTCGGTGTACTGCGGCTCGTCGTAGCACAGGTCGGCGCCCGCCAGCTTCGCCACCATGATCACTTCCGCATCGTTGCCCTGGAGGCGGTACGTGCCGTCGCCCATGCCCCACAAGATGACCACGCGCGGGCGCTCGGTGACAGTGCGCGCCGCGTCGTTGAGATCCTTCAGGCACGCTTCCTGGTACGAGATGAGCTCCTGGGCGCGCTTCGTGGCGGCATCGCCGAAGACCGTCCCCATGAACAGGAGATACTCGTCGATCTCGTCCATGCCGCCCGGTAGGCAGCACAGCACCTTGATCCCCGCGTCCTCCATCTGCTTCAAGCGCTCGTCGGCGGCGTCGTTCGTCCGCAGGAACACGAAGTCCAGATCGAGCGTGAGCGCTTCCTCGATGTTGGCGGCGCCTTCGCTCGTGAAGGGTCGCTCGGTATAGTGGTCGCACCCCGGGTACAGGATCTTCATGTTCTCGGTGATGTCCAGGTCGTATCCCGCGAGCAGGGCGTCCGTCACGCCGAGCATCGACATGAACGGCACCTCCGCCCACGCGTTGCATCCGTACGCGGTGATCTCCTCGGGAACGCAGATCTCGACGTCGCGCCCAAGCATGTCGGTGACCGTGCGCATGGTCTTGCCGCCCTGCTGCCCCGCGTCGGTCCCCACGGCCTCCTGCCCGCACCCGGGCAACGCGCCGAACGCGAAGATGCTCAACCCCGCCACGGCCCCGATCTTGACGAACTGCCGACGATTCATGGCTTCCATTCATTCCTCCTTGCGAACGCTTCCCTTTGCGCCTTGTAGTATAGGTTGCGCGTCCGTAATCTATTATCTTTTTTGCGAATAAATGCTGCCTTTGAGTAAAAATACCTGATGAAGCGGCTGATCATTTTCTCGCGATCCGTTTCGTGCTATCCTTTCACAAGGATAATTGCATCATTCGCCAAGAAAATTGGAGCAGATGGGCACCTCGACCTTCCATACCGTCTCGCGCGCGTTCGATTACTCGAAATGCCCCGAAACCCTGGCGTCGCACCGGATGTACTGGGCCACGACGATGATCCACGACCTGAAGGCCCGGCTGCTCCTGCTCCTTCGGCAGCACCCCGAGAACCTCGAGGTGCTGGCCCCGTCGGCGCTGGAGCAGACGGTCCGCTGCCTTCGGCCGCTCCACGCGAAGCACGAGCAGGCGCTCGGCCTGCCGCCCGACCCGCTTCCCGCCTGCTTCGAGCGCACCGCCCGCCACCTCCTCGAAGCCTCGGACGCCCACCGCTTCGACATCGCGCCCACGGCCGGCGCCGTGATGACGCTGCACCAAGCGCTGTGCGCGGAGGAGCCCCTGGACGGCCCCTCCCCCGACGACGCGTTCTTCCCGCCGGAGACGGTCGAGCGGCTCCCGAAGCCCGCGCGGCTGGGCGCGCGCACGACCCAGCTGCGCGGGCTGTGCGAGGTATGGGAGCACGCGGTGGGGGACGGAAGGCTCGACCCGCTGCTCATCCTCGGCCCCTTCGTCGTCGATCTGTACAACCTCGGCGTGTTCGACCGGAACAGAGAGCTGACGTGCCTGCTCGTCGGCGTGCACCTGCTCAACCGGGCCAATCACCGCATCGCCCGCTACATCAGCGTGCCCTCGCTCGTGGAGCACACGTATCCCCAGATGGTCAAGGCGATGCGAGCGAGCTCGCACGGCTGGGAGACGGGGAGGAACGACTACCGGCCCTTCACCGAGTACCTTCTCGAGATACTGGTGGAATCCTATCTGCGGTTCTACCAGGTGTACCTGATCGCCGACGGGAAGCCGCCCACGAACGTCGATCGCGTGAACATGATCGTGACCCAGCGATCCTACGGGACGACCAAGCAGGACATCGTCCGCTCGTGCCCGCTCATGAGCGAGACGACGATCGAGCGCGCGCTCGCCACGCTGGTGAAGGAGGGCGGCATCCTGAAACGCGGCGGCGGGCGCTACACCTACTACCTGCCCGCCGAGAACCACTACGGCAACGTCCCCGGGTTGATCGACCGCCTGGACCACCCGATATT is a genomic window containing:
- a CDS encoding FecCD family ABC transporter permease, with translation MDYSVSDNDILGESLERGQKKRTRLLGVLAGVALVVSFLFCLVVGRYTTGVVETFAAFAYGTVDAVIDLLELPTLVPGISYDIPNPVPIIWDTTSYLVLWTIRLPRMIGVVFVGGGLAMAGASYQGVFRNPIVSESILGVTAGAAFGAGLGFYLYGGQYLVMALAFVGALVAVALSYVSSRAINGNPTLLLVLAGTVVGSLFSAGLTVLQYLIGPEDSRLGDIVFWLMGSFSKISGGDVAYLVVGISLCALVLANQRWKLNVLSLGDEEARALGIDTRRTRLVIIVAATLLTAVAVSVCGTIGWVGLVVPQMVRMLVGPDNRRLIPLCFFFGGTFMLLIDCLCRSLIAGEIPVGVATAVIGAPLFLVILKRLNRGWV
- a CDS encoding ABC transporter substrate-binding protein, whose amino-acid sequence is MEAMNRRQFVKIGAVAGLSIFAFGALPGCGQEAVGTDAGQQGGKTMRTVTDMLGRDVEICVPEEITAYGCNAWAEVPFMSMLGVTDALLAGYDLDITENMKILYPGCDHYTERPFTSEGAANIEEALTLDLDFVFLRTNDAADERLKQMEDAGIKVLCCLPGGMDEIDEYLLFMGTVFGDAATKRAQELISYQEACLKDLNDAARTVTERPRVVILWGMGDGTYRLQGNDAEVIMVAKLAGADLCYDEPQYTEVSMEQVLAYDPDIFINFRDNVERADLEANEAFTSSRAYQAGQFYSVPYTLAGQAPSSFPFTDVCAYYLMSVIRGDAYEGPTVKEALKNNALNFFDYEPSEDELTAMENGEVIELTASHKKIA